A window of the Thermoleophilia bacterium SCSIO 60948 genome harbors these coding sequences:
- a CDS encoding glycoside hydrolase family 15 protein, whose translation MSGASSQAPRGAASPVHGDFPRIGELAFLSDCHTGALVAPDGGVEWLCLPRFDSPSVCGALLDRDAGRLRFAPRAEQVPVARRYLPGTNILETTWSTGRGWVVVLDALTVGPWRERADDPHVRPPGDEDAEQILVRVATCVQGEVELELFCDLRPGYGAEQLDWELSEDFSGATATLPDGTPLALGGDMRLSAQRHGGLIEARRRLRDGDACCVCLAWGSDPDMPRDAAEAQRRLEHTGDFWRDWLGNGHFPDHPWRVHLQRSAVTLKGLSHAPTGALLAAATTSLPETPGGSRNWDYRFTWIRDATFALWGLHTLGFDAEARDFTEFVGDVCRDVSELQIMYGIDGRKDLAESTLDALSGYENAKPVRIGNGAASQRQNDVYGALLDSLYIHTKTQDRVPHGVWQIADQMVDAAARIWSEPDQGIWEARGEPRHYVSSKLMCWVALDRGTRLAESRGESEQAERWGRIADEIKAEILEKGVTAEGVLRQHYDTDALDASNLLAPLVRFLPPSHEVIRNTVLATQRDLTEHGLVLRYRTDETDDGQSGVEGTFTICSFWLASALSEIGETEAARALCEKLLSMSGDLDLYAEEIEPVSGLQLGNFPQAFTHLALINAVSHVIADELSPATGDGGMTAGFSQIRGMGAG comes from the coding sequence GTGAGCGGGGCATCCTCGCAGGCGCCGCGGGGGGCGGCGAGCCCGGTCCACGGCGACTTTCCGCGGATCGGCGAGCTCGCGTTCCTGTCGGACTGCCACACGGGCGCGCTCGTCGCGCCCGACGGTGGCGTCGAGTGGCTCTGCCTGCCGCGCTTCGACTCGCCGAGCGTCTGCGGCGCGCTGCTCGACCGCGACGCGGGCCGGCTGCGCTTCGCGCCGCGCGCCGAGCAGGTGCCTGTCGCGCGCCGCTACCTGCCCGGCACGAACATTCTCGAGACCACCTGGTCGACCGGTCGCGGCTGGGTGGTGGTGCTCGACGCGCTCACGGTCGGCCCATGGCGCGAGCGCGCCGACGACCCGCACGTCCGGCCGCCGGGCGACGAGGACGCCGAGCAGATCCTCGTCCGCGTCGCGACCTGCGTCCAGGGTGAGGTCGAGCTCGAGCTGTTCTGCGACCTGCGGCCCGGCTACGGCGCCGAACAGCTCGACTGGGAGCTCTCGGAGGACTTCTCGGGCGCGACCGCGACGCTGCCCGACGGTACGCCGCTCGCGCTCGGCGGCGACATGCGCCTGAGCGCCCAGCGCCACGGCGGATTGATCGAGGCTCGGCGCAGGCTTCGCGACGGCGACGCCTGCTGCGTATGTCTCGCCTGGGGATCAGATCCCGACATGCCCAGGGACGCGGCCGAGGCCCAGCGCCGGCTCGAGCACACCGGCGACTTCTGGCGCGACTGGCTCGGCAACGGCCACTTCCCCGACCACCCCTGGCGCGTCCACCTGCAGCGCTCGGCCGTGACGCTCAAGGGCCTCAGCCACGCGCCGACCGGCGCGCTCCTGGCCGCCGCGACGACGTCGCTGCCCGAGACCCCGGGCGGCTCGCGCAACTGGGACTACCGCTTCACCTGGATCCGCGACGCGACCTTCGCGCTCTGGGGTCTGCATACGCTCGGCTTCGACGCCGAGGCGCGCGACTTCACCGAGTTCGTCGGCGACGTCTGCCGCGACGTCTCCGAGCTTCAGATCATGTACGGCATCGACGGGCGCAAGGACCTCGCCGAGTCGACCCTCGATGCCCTCTCGGGCTACGAGAACGCGAAGCCCGTGCGGATCGGCAACGGCGCCGCGAGCCAGCGCCAGAACGACGTCTATGGCGCGCTGCTCGACTCGCTCTACATCCACACGAAGACGCAGGACCGCGTGCCCCACGGCGTCTGGCAGATCGCCGACCAGATGGTCGACGCGGCGGCACGGATCTGGTCCGAGCCCGACCAGGGCATCTGGGAGGCGCGCGGCGAACCGCGCCACTACGTCTCCTCGAAGCTGATGTGCTGGGTCGCGCTCGACCGCGGCACCCGCCTCGCCGAGTCGCGCGGCGAGAGCGAGCAGGCGGAGCGCTGGGGGCGGATCGCCGACGAGATCAAGGCGGAGATCCTCGAGAAGGGCGTCACGGCCGAGGGCGTGCTGCGCCAGCACTACGACACCGACGCCCTCGACGCCTCGAACCTGCTCGCCCCGCTCGTCCGCTTCCTGCCGCCGAGCCACGAGGTGATCCGGAACACCGTGCTGGCGACGCAGCGCGACCTGACCGAGCACGGTCTCGTCCTGCGCTACCGCACCGATGAGACCGACGACGGCCAGTCCGGGGTCGAGGGCACGTTCACGATCTGCTCGTTCTGGCTGGCCTCGGCGCTGAGCGAGATCGGCGAGACCGAGGCGGCTCGGGCGCTGTGCGAGAAGCTGCTCTCGATGTCGGGCGACCTCGACCTCTACGCCGAGGAGATCGAACCGGTCAGCGGGCTCCAGCTCGGCAACTTCCCGCAGGCCTTCACCCACCTCGCGCTGATCAACGCCGTCTCGCACGTGATCGCCGACGAGCTCTCGCCCGCGACCGGCGATGGCGGGATGACCGCAGGCTTCTCGCAGATCCGCGGCATGGGGGCCGGTTGA
- a CDS encoding MFS transporter, with amino-acid sequence MSSQNAVGGAKRLTLIAMIFAVSMTFIDQTIVSIAVPDLQNDLGLSESGVQWVVNGYLLALAALFAFGGRIADIAGHRRMVMIGIAIFATASALCGATPSGSFAEPWLIVFRVIQGAGAAIMFPAALAIVVSAYPQGERGKALAIFFGVAGGLTAVGPLAGGYLIEVSWRLIFLINVPIALAAIGLTLRAKPDDTRRPARLDVRGAVLFALGMGLLVLGLQQSAAWGWDSPATIASIIVGALALVAFVRAQLVTPEPLMQVRIFRGRGFAADAAILFFISIAFVPMFLFASMYSQISLGEDASNAGLYIGTFFFGFVIAAQWGGRILDARGAKPAAILGTAVGAVGFYLWAKSMPAADYDDQWWRLIVAGAGTGLVFGPISTDALNRAPGTSYGEVTGITQTVRNLAASLGLAVLGTLLISQNRSNIESTLASEGIPKSTADEVAQSLSQGSGGDSSGFSHGGEKAKEIFAAVQHDFGVSMETVFLVMAGAMVLAFIVALVFLPAGKVPEAEIDDDAPAPAL; translated from the coding sequence GTGAGCTCTCAGAACGCAGTGGGCGGCGCCAAGCGCCTGACCCTGATCGCGATGATCTTCGCGGTCTCCATGACCTTCATCGACCAGACGATCGTCTCGATCGCGGTCCCCGACCTCCAGAACGATCTCGGGCTCTCCGAGAGCGGCGTCCAGTGGGTCGTCAACGGATACCTGCTGGCGCTCGCCGCGCTGTTCGCGTTCGGCGGGCGGATCGCCGACATCGCCGGCCACAGGCGGATGGTGATGATCGGCATCGCGATATTCGCCACGGCCTCGGCCCTCTGCGGCGCCACACCCTCGGGCTCGTTCGCCGAGCCGTGGCTGATCGTCTTCCGCGTCATCCAGGGCGCCGGCGCGGCGATCATGTTCCCCGCCGCGCTCGCGATCGTCGTCTCGGCCTACCCCCAGGGTGAGCGCGGCAAGGCGCTCGCGATCTTCTTCGGCGTCGCGGGCGGGCTGACCGCCGTCGGACCGCTCGCCGGCGGTTACCTGATCGAGGTCTCGTGGCGGCTGATCTTCCTGATCAACGTCCCGATCGCACTCGCGGCCATCGGCCTGACTCTGCGCGCCAAGCCCGACGACACGCGTCGCCCGGCACGCCTCGACGTCCGCGGCGCGGTCCTGTTCGCGCTCGGCATGGGACTGCTCGTCCTCGGTCTGCAGCAGTCGGCAGCCTGGGGTTGGGACAGCCCGGCGACCATCGCCTCGATCATCGTCGGCGCGCTCGCGCTGGTCGCGTTCGTTCGCGCCCAGCTCGTCACGCCCGAGCCGCTGATGCAGGTGCGGATCTTCAGAGGCCGCGGCTTCGCGGCCGACGCCGCGATCCTGTTCTTCATCTCGATCGCGTTCGTCCCGATGTTCCTGTTCGCGTCGATGTACTCGCAGATCTCGCTCGGCGAGGACGCCTCGAACGCGGGCCTCTACATCGGCACCTTCTTCTTCGGCTTCGTGATCGCGGCCCAGTGGGGCGGGCGGATCCTCGACGCCCGCGGAGCCAAGCCCGCGGCGATCCTCGGGACGGCCGTCGGGGCCGTCGGCTTCTACCTATGGGCGAAGTCGATGCCTGCCGCCGACTACGACGACCAGTGGTGGCGGCTGATCGTCGCCGGTGCGGGGACCGGGCTCGTGTTCGGCCCGATCTCGACGGACGCGCTCAACCGGGCGCCCGGCACGAGCTACGGCGAGGTCACCGGGATCACCCAGACCGTCCGCAACCTCGCGGCCAGCCTCGGCCTCGCGGTTCTCGGCACGCTGCTGATCAGCCAGAACCGATCGAACATCGAGTCGACGCTCGCGTCCGAGGGGATCCCGAAGTCGACCGCCGACGAGGTCGCGCAATCGCTCAGCCAGGGATCGGGTGGTGACTCGAGCGGCTTCAGCCACGGGGGCGAGAAGGCGAAGGAGATCTTCGCCGCGGTCCAGCACGACTTCGGCGTCTCGATGGAGACGGTGTTCCTCGTGATGGCGGGGGCGATGGTGCTGGCGTTCATCGTCGCGCTCGTCTTCCTGCCGGCGGGCAAGGTGCCCGAAGCGGAGATCGACGACGACGCTCCGGCGCCGGCGCTCTAG
- a CDS encoding MOSC domain-containing protein, translated as MRVAALRRFPVKSMRGEDLDRVDLRQDGFAGDRSVTLRTPTGKLVTARVRERMLGVQTSLTTDGDVLVDGHAWDSADAAAIAEDLAGEGANFEAADGGHLWDDTPLLLTTDGAVAAVRDGLDPLRFRANIHVEGVDGLGERDWVGRDLRIGDEAVVRIAWTCERCKITTIDPEPDSLEIDPDVLRRINRDFGGDLGLCATVVSPGPLAVGDRVEVL; from the coding sequence ATGAGGGTCGCGGCGCTGCGGCGCTTCCCCGTCAAGTCGATGCGCGGCGAGGACCTCGACCGGGTCGACCTGCGCCAGGACGGATTCGCGGGTGACCGCTCGGTCACGCTGCGAACTCCGACCGGCAAGCTGGTCACGGCCCGGGTCCGTGAGCGGATGCTCGGCGTGCAGACGAGCCTCACCACGGACGGCGACGTCCTCGTCGACGGTCATGCCTGGGACTCGGCCGACGCAGCCGCGATCGCCGAGGACCTGGCCGGCGAGGGTGCCAACTTCGAGGCGGCGGACGGCGGTCACCTCTGGGACGACACCCCTCTCCTGCTGACCACCGACGGCGCCGTCGCGGCGGTCCGCGACGGCCTCGACCCGCTGCGCTTTCGAGCCAACATCCACGTCGAAGGCGTCGATGGCCTCGGCGAGCGTGACTGGGTCGGTCGCGACCTGCGGATCGGCGACGAGGCCGTCGTCCGCATCGCCTGGACCTGCGAGCGCTGCAAGATCACGACGATCGATCCCGAGCCGGACTCGCTCGAGATCGACCCGGACGTGCTGCGGCGGATCAACCGCGATTTCGGCGGCGACCTCGGGCTCTGCGCGACCGTCGTCTCCCCCGGCCCGCTCGCCGTCGGCGACCGCGTCGAGGTCCTCTGA
- a CDS encoding helix-turn-helix transcriptional regulator translates to MSDDLSLGEAAKEIGVSVDTLRRWDSSGRLQTKRDGQNRRRVPRSEVERLRERPDRHATGDTLSARNRFPGVITSVEVDGVMALVEIDAGPHRVTAAITRDSVEELGLAEGVEVTAAVKATSVMVNRGREDRG, encoded by the coding sequence ATGTCTGATGACCTCAGCCTCGGGGAGGCGGCGAAGGAGATCGGTGTAAGCGTGGACACGCTGCGCCGCTGGGATTCGAGCGGGCGGCTCCAGACGAAGCGCGACGGCCAGAATCGCCGCCGCGTCCCGCGCTCGGAGGTCGAGCGGCTGCGCGAGCGGCCAGATCGCCACGCGACAGGCGACACGCTCTCGGCACGGAACCGCTTCCCGGGGGTGATCACCTCGGTCGAGGTCGACGGGGTGATGGCGCTGGTCGAGATCGACGCCGGCCCGCACCGGGTCACCGCGGCGATCACGCGTGACTCCGTCGAGGAGCTCGGGCTCGCGGAGGGGGTCGAGGTCACGGCCGCGGTCAAGGCGACGTCGGTGATGGTGAACCGCGGCCGCGAGGATCGGGGTTGA
- the modA gene encoding molybdate ABC transporter substrate-binding protein, translating to MGLAIGLTGCGEDSSSGAEASGELRVSAAASLTDAFETYGDQDFPDASFSFAGSDELAAQIRQGAPVDVFASANTTYPDELYDEGLVERPVEFVTNEMVIGVPTGSEIDSIDDLAEPGVDVVLGTPDVPFGAYAREVLGRLPQAEEDAILANVRSEESDVTAAVGKLAQGAADASLVYSSDVAGASGEIEGAELPEDLQPVVTYGVAVVSETENAEGAQAFVAGLTEPEGQRILTEAGFGPAPGR from the coding sequence ATGGGTCTCGCGATCGGTCTGACCGGGTGCGGCGAGGATTCGAGTTCGGGCGCTGAGGCGAGCGGGGAGCTCCGAGTCTCCGCCGCCGCCTCACTCACCGACGCATTCGAGACCTATGGCGACCAGGACTTCCCCGACGCGTCCTTCTCCTTCGCCGGTTCCGATGAGCTTGCGGCGCAGATTCGGCAGGGCGCTCCGGTCGACGTCTTCGCCTCGGCCAACACGACCTACCCGGACGAGCTCTACGACGAGGGCCTGGTCGAGAGGCCGGTGGAGTTCGTGACGAACGAGATGGTGATCGGCGTTCCAACGGGATCGGAGATCGATTCGATCGACGACCTCGCCGAACCGGGCGTCGACGTCGTCCTCGGCACGCCTGACGTCCCCTTCGGCGCCTACGCGCGCGAGGTCCTCGGACGCCTGCCGCAGGCCGAGGAGGATGCGATCCTCGCCAACGTGCGCTCGGAGGAGTCCGACGTCACCGCGGCGGTCGGCAAGCTCGCGCAGGGCGCCGCCGACGCCTCGCTCGTCTACAGCTCCGACGTCGCGGGCGCCTCGGGTGAGATCGAGGGCGCCGAGCTTCCGGAGGACCTGCAACCGGTGGTCACCTACGGCGTCGCGGTCGTCTCCGAGACCGAGAACGCCGAAGGCGCCCAGGCGTTCGTCGCCGGCCTGACCGAGCCGGAGGGGCAGCGGATCCTCACCGAGGCCGGCTTCGGACCGGCGCCGGGCAGGTGA
- the modB gene encoding molybdate ABC transporter permease subunit, whose amino-acid sequence MRRGRLFAAAAGLALGALVLFLALPVVSIFTDVAPSELFAALGDEGSLEALRLSLVASGIALAVILLLGTPAAYLLGTRRFRGRNVLVTLVELPLVLPPAVAGIGLLAALGPGGPVGAALEDAGIELVFQTAGVVIALVFVASPFYVRQAQAAFASLDRDLVAAARTLGAGEGRAFAAVAVPAAAPGLASGAVLAWGRALGEFGATLVFAGSFQGITQTAPLAIVAQFGTDFTGALALSAVLVAMSAALLLAVKLLPSSQSVIGRA is encoded by the coding sequence GTGAGGCGCGGGCGGCTCTTCGCCGCCGCTGCCGGGCTCGCCCTCGGCGCGCTCGTCCTGTTCCTGGCGCTGCCGGTCGTCTCGATATTCACCGACGTCGCGCCGTCCGAGCTCTTCGCCGCGCTCGGCGACGAGGGCTCGCTCGAGGCGCTTCGCCTCAGCCTGGTCGCGAGCGGGATCGCGCTCGCCGTGATTCTCCTCCTCGGCACACCGGCCGCCTACCTGCTCGGCACGCGGCGGTTCCGCGGGCGGAACGTCCTCGTGACGCTCGTCGAGCTTCCGCTCGTGCTGCCGCCCGCGGTCGCCGGCATCGGGCTGCTCGCGGCGCTCGGTCCGGGCGGACCCGTCGGGGCGGCGCTCGAGGACGCCGGGATCGAGCTCGTCTTCCAGACCGCCGGCGTCGTCATCGCGCTGGTGTTCGTCGCGAGCCCGTTCTACGTCCGCCAGGCGCAGGCGGCGTTCGCGTCGCTCGATCGCGATCTCGTCGCCGCGGCGCGCACTCTCGGCGCCGGCGAGGGCCGCGCGTTCGCCGCCGTCGCGGTGCCGGCCGCCGCGCCGGGGCTCGCCTCGGGTGCCGTTCTCGCCTGGGGCCGGGCGCTCGGCGAGTTCGGCGCCACGCTCGTGTTCGCCGGCTCGTTCCAGGGCATCACCCAGACCGCGCCGCTGGCGATCGTCGCGCAGTTCGGCACCGACTTCACGGGGGCGCTCGCGCTCTCGGCGGTCCTCGTCGCGATGTCGGCCGCACTGCTGCTCGCGGTCAAGCTGCTCCCCTCATCGCAGAGCGTGATCGGTCGTGCTTGA
- a CDS encoding ABC transporter ATP-binding protein yields the protein MLEARIATRVGEDFDLDTDLAVEPGRCLALVGRSGAGKTSVLRALAGLRRPDSGRIACEGETWFDAEAGVWVDPEERRCGYVFQDYALFPHLSARANVCFGIRGLPRSERRERADSILAELGLADRLEAKPATLSGGERQRVALARAIASEPRALLLDEPLSALDASSRAAASRTLAAVLARLGVPTVMVSHDFAEAATFGDEVAVIEAGRIVQRGAAGELAAAPGSAFVAEIAGASVLSGEASAADGMTAVLLGDGSRVFSTDELTGPVTASVFPWEIELADPGARHDGSARNRIEASVTTVTDLGNRVRVGMLIGAGLESAVRDGQPLAAEVTRDSLGRLGLEPGVRVIATWKATATRLSRR from the coding sequence GTGCTTGAAGCTCGGATCGCGACGCGGGTCGGAGAGGACTTCGACCTCGACACCGACCTCGCGGTCGAGCCCGGCCGCTGCCTCGCGCTCGTCGGTCGCTCGGGCGCCGGCAAGACGAGCGTGCTGCGCGCGCTCGCCGGGCTTCGTCGTCCCGACTCCGGGCGGATCGCCTGCGAGGGCGAGACATGGTTCGACGCCGAAGCGGGCGTATGGGTCGATCCGGAGGAGCGGCGGTGTGGCTACGTCTTCCAGGACTACGCCCTCTTCCCGCACCTCAGCGCGCGCGCCAACGTCTGCTTCGGGATCCGCGGCCTCCCACGATCAGAGCGCCGCGAGCGCGCGGACTCGATCCTGGCCGAGCTCGGGCTCGCTGACCGGCTCGAGGCGAAGCCCGCCACGCTCTCGGGCGGCGAGCGCCAGCGGGTCGCGCTGGCGCGGGCGATTGCCTCCGAGCCGCGCGCGTTATTGCTCGACGAGCCGCTGTCGGCGCTCGACGCGTCGAGTCGCGCCGCCGCGAGTCGGACATTGGCCGCGGTCCTCGCGCGGCTCGGCGTGCCGACGGTGATGGTGAGCCACGACTTCGCCGAGGCGGCGACGTTCGGCGACGAGGTCGCGGTCATCGAAGCCGGTCGCATCGTCCAGCGCGGTGCGGCGGGCGAGCTGGCCGCGGCGCCCGGCTCCGCGTTCGTCGCCGAGATCGCCGGCGCGTCCGTCCTCAGTGGCGAGGCGTCCGCCGCCGACGGGATGACGGCGGTGCTGCTCGGCGACGGCTCGCGCGTGTTCTCGACCGACGAGCTCACCGGCCCGGTGACGGCCAGCGTTTTCCCGTGGGAGATCGAGCTTGCGGACCCCGGCGCGCGCCACGACGGCTCGGCGCGCAACCGGATCGAGGCGTCGGTGACGACGGTGACCGACCTCGGCAACCGCGTCCGGGTGGGGATGCTGATCGGCGCCGGCCTCGAGTCCGCCGTCCGCGACGGTCAGCCGCTCGCCGCCGAGGTCACGCGCGACTCCCTCGGTCGTCTCGGCCTCGAGCCGGGGGTCCGCGTCATCGCTACGTGGAAGGCGACTGCGACGCGGCTGTCACGCCGCTAA
- a CDS encoding glycerate kinase: MKAVISPDSFKGTHAASEVAAALAAGLRAAGAECDECPVGDGGEGTMEAVAEALDARVASARATDPLGRRIEARFARFGDRALVEVAAASGLALIEESDRDPERTTSAGTGELIAAAAADGAREILVAVGGSATVDGGAPLLAALADAGGHRGARIVALCDVTTPWEDAAAIFGPQKGADEAMVERLAARLDELAGGMRRDPRGVERTGAAGGISGALWSELDAELVDGASFVLDSVGFDERIGDADLVITGEGALDSQTHETGKLIAQVAGRARDAGVRCVAVVGRNELSAQHADELGIERVVEASTLDEVEAAGRELAGG; the protein is encoded by the coding sequence GTGAAGGCGGTGATCTCGCCCGACTCCTTCAAGGGCACCCACGCCGCGAGCGAGGTCGCCGCGGCGCTTGCGGCCGGACTCCGGGCAGCGGGCGCCGAGTGCGACGAGTGCCCGGTCGGCGACGGCGGCGAGGGGACGATGGAGGCCGTCGCCGAGGCGCTCGACGCCCGGGTCGCGAGCGCGAGAGCGACCGATCCGCTCGGGCGCCGGATCGAGGCGCGCTTCGCCCGGTTCGGCGACCGCGCTCTCGTCGAGGTCGCAGCCGCGAGCGGACTGGCGCTGATCGAGGAGTCCGATCGCGATCCTGAGCGCACGACCTCGGCCGGCACGGGAGAGCTGATCGCGGCGGCGGCCGCGGACGGCGCCCGCGAGATCCTCGTCGCGGTCGGCGGCAGCGCGACGGTCGATGGCGGTGCCCCGCTGCTCGCCGCACTCGCCGACGCCGGGGGTCACCGCGGCGCGCGCATCGTCGCGCTCTGCGACGTGACGACGCCCTGGGAGGACGCCGCTGCGATCTTCGGGCCACAGAAGGGCGCCGACGAGGCGATGGTCGAGCGGCTCGCGGCGCGGCTGGACGAGCTCGCCGGCGGCATGCGGCGCGACCCGCGGGGCGTCGAGCGAACCGGCGCGGCGGGCGGGATCTCCGGCGCGCTGTGGTCCGAACTCGATGCCGAGCTCGTCGACGGCGCGTCATTCGTCCTCGACAGCGTCGGCTTCGACGAGCGGATCGGCGACGCTGATCTCGTCATCACCGGCGAGGGTGCGCTCGACTCGCAGACGCACGAGACCGGCAAGCTGATCGCCCAGGTCGCGGGCCGTGCCCGTGACGCGGGCGTGCGATGCGTCGCGGTCGTCGGGCGCAACGAGCTCTCGGCCCAGCACGCGGACGAGCTCGGGATCGAGCGTGTCGTCGAGGCCTCGACGCTCGACGAGGTCGAGGCCGCCGGCCGCGAGCTCGCCGGGGGATGA
- a CDS encoding bifunctional aminodeoxychorismate synthase component I/aminodeoxychorismate lyase, translating into MEVRVERVRLRVAASAHDALRHLAEDRDPFALIGDWAGGGAILGSEPIARMTSLDELDRLPDALGGGRLASITRAGSGSGSGLGGGWFGWLGYGAGALVDRFPVQPPRPKPLDTLGMSFYDHVLRLDADGAWWFEALVTAPRREVLRRRRHELESRLSKAAPRRPWHVGEFAARAPGTRGHVAAVEAALESIRAGEIFQANICMRLEADARGSSAEAFATAAERLEPPRAAFVARGEATLLSLSPELFLRRTGRDVETAPIKGTVRRDGPPTLASEIAARDSLTGSSKANAENVMIVDLMRNDLGRVCETGSISAELPPVAEPHPGVWHLVSRVRGRLRPDVGDHELVAASFPPGSVTGAPKLQAIEVIARLEPVGREAYTGAIGFATPRGLELSVAIRTFERRGDRTWIGCGGGIVADSEPVAELAEALDKARPLVAALGSRIASRDETAASGAAGRRASPLRPGRVPRPDPDLGLLETISVESSEPVRLGQHLGRLERSLRELRAAPLAGGLADRVRAAAREVPDGRGRIRLIARPHDGDVALEVHPHASGGPAPADAILEPCLLPGGLGPHKWADRRFLEPFVAAGTEPVWLDLDGAVLEAGSANVWILERGRLVTPPADGRILPGVTRGSLLAAGELDVRIEPFDLRRLRAAEAVVLTSAVRLARAAAIGGPPTEAARELATHFRALARGQATSGRHAGRSS; encoded by the coding sequence ATGGAGGTTCGCGTCGAGCGCGTGCGGCTTCGGGTGGCGGCGAGCGCCCACGACGCGCTGCGCCACCTCGCGGAGGATCGCGATCCGTTCGCGCTGATCGGCGATTGGGCCGGAGGCGGCGCGATCCTCGGATCCGAGCCGATCGCGCGGATGACGAGCCTCGACGAGCTCGATCGCCTGCCGGATGCGCTCGGCGGCGGCCGGCTCGCGAGCATCACGCGTGCGGGCTCGGGTTCGGGTTCGGGCCTCGGCGGCGGGTGGTTCGGCTGGCTCGGCTACGGCGCCGGAGCACTCGTCGATCGCTTCCCGGTCCAGCCGCCGAGGCCCAAGCCGCTCGACACGCTCGGGATGTCCTTCTACGACCACGTGCTGCGACTCGACGCCGACGGGGCGTGGTGGTTCGAGGCGCTCGTCACCGCTCCGCGCCGGGAGGTGCTCAGGCGCCGGCGCCACGAGCTCGAGTCGCGGCTCTCGAAAGCCGCGCCTCGCCGCCCGTGGCACGTCGGGGAGTTCGCGGCCCGTGCGCCGGGCACCCGCGGCCACGTCGCCGCGGTCGAGGCGGCGCTCGAATCGATCCGCGCCGGCGAGATCTTCCAGGCGAACATCTGCATGCGCCTCGAGGCCGATGCCCGCGGATCCTCCGCCGAGGCGTTCGCGACCGCCGCCGAACGGCTCGAGCCGCCGCGCGCGGCTTTCGTCGCCCGGGGCGAGGCGACTCTGCTCTCACTCTCGCCCGAGCTCTTCCTCAGGCGCACCGGCCGCGACGTCGAGACCGCGCCGATCAAGGGCACGGTGCGCCGCGACGGACCGCCGACCCTCGCCTCCGAGATCGCGGCGCGCGACTCGCTGACGGGCTCGTCGAAGGCGAACGCCGAGAACGTGATGATCGTCGACCTGATGCGAAACGATCTCGGCCGCGTCTGCGAGACCGGGTCGATCTCGGCCGAGCTGCCGCCCGTCGCCGAGCCGCATCCCGGCGTCTGGCATCTCGTCTCGCGGGTCAGAGGCCGGCTGCGACCGGACGTCGGCGACCACGAGCTCGTCGCGGCGAGCTTCCCGCCCGGCTCGGTCACCGGGGCGCCGAAGCTGCAGGCGATCGAGGTGATCGCGCGGCTCGAGCCGGTGGGTCGCGAGGCCTACACGGGAGCGATCGGCTTCGCGACCCCGCGCGGGCTCGAGCTCTCGGTCGCGATCCGTACCTTCGAACGCCGTGGGGACCGAACCTGGATCGGATGCGGCGGCGGGATCGTGGCCGACTCCGAGCCCGTCGCCGAGCTCGCCGAGGCGCTCGACAAGGCGCGGCCGCTCGTCGCGGCGCTCGGCTCGCGGATCGCGTCTCGCGACGAAACGGCGGCCTCGGGCGCCGCCGGGCGCCGGGCGAGCCCCCTACGCCCCGGCCGCGTTCCGCGCCCCGACCCGGACCTCGGGCTGCTCGAGACGATCTCGGTCGAGAGCTCCGAGCCGGTGCGGCTGGGTCAGCATCTCGGCCGGCTCGAGCGTTCGCTCCGAGAGCTCCGCGCCGCCCCGCTCGCCGGCGGACTCGCCGACCGTGTGCGGGCGGCCGCGCGCGAGGTCCCGGACGGGCGCGGGCGGATCCGGCTGATCGCGCGGCCCCACGACGGCGACGTCGCGCTCGAGGTCCACCCGCACGCCAGCGGCGGCCCCGCGCCGGCGGACGCGATCCTCGAGCCGTGCCTGCTGCCGGGCGGACTGGGTCCGCACAAGTGGGCCGACCGGCGCTTCCTCGAGCCGTTCGTCGCCGCCGGCACCGAGCCGGTGTGGCTCGACCTCGACGGCGCCGTGCTCGAGGCCGGCTCGGCGAACGTCTGGATCCTCGAGCGCGGCCGGCTGGTGACACCGCCCGCCGACGGGCGCATCCTTCCCGGCGTAACGCGCGGGTCGCTGCTCGCCGCCGGCGAGCTCGACGTGCGGATCGAGCCGTTCGACCTCCGCAGGCTTCGCGCGGCCGAAGCCGTCGTGCTGACCTCCGCAGTCCGGCTCGCCCGGGCGGCGGCGATCGGAGGGCCTCCGACGGAGGCGGCCCGCGAGCTCGCGACTCATTTCCGGGCGCTCGCGCGGGGACAGGCGACGAGCGGGCGACACGCCGGGAGGTCGTCGTGA